The genomic stretch CTAATACTTGACGTGTGTTTTAAATATATCTTGGCAACAGAATATttgagcaatagccattgtttgattgtttgatttgtcgttctcatgcttgaggacaagcacaGTTTAAATGTGGGGGAAATTGATGGGATGTGAAATTGTCATTCaatttatgtttatttttccttttattttagtcaaatattgtattaattgatgtattctacttatatttggttaatggtgctaattgtagggaaaaaaactaaaacatgATTAAAAGGGACAATTTCCATCTAAGTTAGTGGTGGCACGTTCGGGACCTACATTCAAATCCAGAAGATTCGGGATCTCACGCGCACGTGGCAATTTTCAAAGAATTGTGGATTCCAAGTCCGAggctagggatggcaacggggcggggttggggtgggggacccctcccccgcccccgccccgttgcctattagttccccccgtcccccgccccgtccccGCCTCTgctccccccgccccgccccgccttgccccgcttcccccgcggggttaataaaattttattatataatttattataattaaattttaataaataatcaagtactaaaatatcaacacatcaccaaattattattcattgtaattttacaattgaaactcataaaaacaatcaaacagaagttatttgaatacaatccaatatgatgaaataaatataactaaaatagtcaaattttcacttttagtacaaatgcaatcactaattcatcattgtgtttgtgcttttttttgagaaaaaagtgttattctattaagtgtaattagaaatttagtataaatgtattagtaaatttagtataactaattaataaattctattagtagacatatataattattcatataattaataatatcaattatattacataaactaatatacattatataatacatctaactaataatatcattttcataagtttataactaattaacttacatataatatatagtcatttatatatatatatatattttttgcgggtggcggggcgggggagtatacccccgccccccgtcccgtttctaagcggggggaaaaaattcccccccgcccccgccccaacccccgccccgtGAGCCCCCCGCGGGGCGGGCACCCgtccccattgccatccctatccGAGGCTATGTTAGAATAATTATTACATTTTTCTATTTGGTGGTTAACTACTATTAggaaatcattttttttagggAATCTGTTAGATGAGGAAACTTCACATAGATTAGGATTCTATATTCTATACTATCAGTGAGTCTTTAGCTTTAGTTTTCCGTGGGCGGACCTGATGATAGGAAATCACAAGAGACAAACGGCTTCGGCCTTGATTGTCTTCCTATTGTTATTTTCCCTTCATTTGCCAAATAAAAGGGGTTGTTCATTACTTTCTTTGGGGGTCTTCGATGATAACGGAAACAATTAATTCGTGCAGAATTACTCCAACGAGGATGAACTAATCGCCCACTTCTAGTCAAGGGAACAACTTGAAGACTCGgttccaaatatctgtgagatcgaattattttacttatttcttttattcattggtatttgtacgttttcTAGTTTGacttcttatgattgttttgttatttgaatgtcaagggcccgatattcgaattaacttAATAATCTACTGccagattaattgattgaatccgtaattgttcaattgattaagACCAGTGGcaactagcgtgattggtttcatgttagggaagcgtatgatctaacttaaacgaaccctcgtagcgtgtttgttgatTAGGGTTGGGCTTCTCTAATTCTTATTGTaatcgagaaattaaatcctatggtcgtacttagaattatttcttgattagggaaatagttaatggtcgtaccttgactatcgaaaaagtaaggaaagactggttgtttatcgcgtgtttgacaactataaccaatgcagtaatgagtaattgaattatctttgcatcgatgatcagttgaattgaccgtgtctgaaaagttgcaccttttGGCTAGAGttgtattggttattgattaattcttgtttatttctattagttgtttcattagttagttaattagttattttatattctccaaaaatcccccatacttcggactctGGAAGAAATGAATTATCCCAAGTCCCTGtgaattcgaccctactcactattatatacaaaatttatattttttttgagtaggtaattattattgcacaggttcgacacctgtcaagATACCTTGAAATAAACTTGTTATTTAACCGTAGCTAATTAATTATCATGATAAGCTGGAAAGTTCCTCTGTGGATCTGCTCCATTATTTCCAGATATGCTTTATTTCACAATATGCCTTGGAATATGCTTTATTTTATACCATTCCGGTCCTTCCCTTTTGCAGCGTGGTCCCGATGGGTTGCACTCACTTATAGTCAAACTTTGGAGTGTCGTCATCAGTTGAATGCTGGATGGAAGTGTTTCAAGATTCGGACAATTGTGTAGTTTCAGGTGTTGAAGAGAAGCAAGGTGGTCTCCAAACCAGTCTGGCAATGAAGTTAGATCGTAAAAATTGCACAGATCCAGCTCTTGTAGTGCAGGGAAATGTTTGACTTCCTCTAGCAGAACTGTTGCGTATGACCCGTTGATGCATATACGAGTCAGGGATTCGAGGGCTTTAGTCCCCATTGAGAGACTCACCAAATTATAGCATTTCTCGATATGGAGTTCCTGCAAAGAGGCAAGGCCTCGCAATCCTTCTTCTGGCAGAGAGTTCAGCTTGAGACAGTGCATGATGGTCAACCTCTTCAAAGCCGTGAGGCTAGCCAAGCTTCTGGGTAAGGCTCGCAGATCCATCATCTCCCTAATATCCAGGGATTCAAGAAGACTAAGATTTTGTAGCATCTCTTCTGGAAAACAACTCAATCCTTCAATCCTCTCAATTTTAAGGGAATTAAGACTCGTGAGATTGGAGATTGTTCGGGCACTTCACGACGTGTAACTCCTTTAGGGAGGGCATATGTGGCAAAGGCAATGTCAACATTGGGCAATCCCTAAAGGACAAGGATTCAAGTCTAGAGAACACTCTTGGAGTACTAGTAGTACTTTGGACTTCTCTTCCTAACATTCCTTTTAGGTTGGGCATGTCCGATAACTGCAGTGTTTTCAACGATAGGGACCTTGCAGTGGCTGCAGCAGTACTCTCCTGGGCCCCAACTATGTACTCCGCTGCACTTTCGTGCGCAGAAACATTTGTTACAGTTGAAATCCAAGACAGAAATGACGAACCCTTGAAGCCGTCCACTTCACAAATTGAAGGTCGGGGCAGGGTTTGAGGGCTTCGAGCACTTCCTCATCATTGTGCCGTTGAAACGTTCTTTTGGAATCCCAATACAAATATAACTTGCAGAGACTCTGTTTTTTAATTAAACAAGCTTCTTCTGCATGTTTTTTGTCTTCAACCCTCTCAAGGTGCTCAATTGTTAGCTCTTCTCAAAGGTTATTTAAGCCTCGCAACTCACTTAGTTGGAAGCCACTTTTGCCACCCAAGACGACCATACTCAACGTCCGCAGGCAAGTTAGCTTCCCAATTCCACTTGGCATGTGTGTCAAATTCCAGCACCTGTGTAGACAAAGATGGCGAAGATTTCTGAGGAATCTCATGCCTTTGGGTAGGCTCCGAAGAtattcacaatcatttaggtttAAAATTTGCAAATTCCACAAGTCACAAATTGAATTGGGTAGTTCATCAATGTCGGATCCTGAAAGATTTAGATGTCTTAAATGTTTCAGGTTGCTTGTTGCAGGTGGCAACTTTGTCAACTTTTTTTCCCACCATGCTGTCCTTACAATGAGCACCCTTAGGGAACCACATTTTGACAAGAAAGAAGAGTACTGGTCAGTGCCTCTCATTCTTGTAATAGGAAAAGCCACTGTTAGCTGATCATCTAGCGAATCCAATATCAGATGCCTAATGGTCCTATCTGATTCTGATCGATTGTGTTTTCCCTCCATTACGGATTGGGCTAGATCATGGACAAGGTCATGCATCTCAAAAGTGAGAACATGGccaaactcatcttccttcacAGCTTGGAACAATGATCTATAATGTAGTTCAGTCAGCACAACATCATCAACATCTTCCACTTCCATCGTTCCATTAGATGAAATCAATCCATTTGCCATCCACAGATGTATTAcctcttctttttcaattttaaagCCCTTGGGAAATCCTGCACAATATGCAAAGCAACCTCTCAACTCTACCGGAAGATTAAGGTAGCTCAATCTCAATGCAGGCAAGATATGCGTTTCATCTTCAGGTAAGTTCCAAAGCTCACTACATTTCACAGAGTTCCATTCCGCTTCCGACTTAAATCGTAGAAAGCCTCCAAGAGCATTTGCAGCTAGTGGAACACCACCACACTTTTTTATAATCTCTGTTCCAATAGATTCAAGTCTTTCTTGCTTCTCCTGACAATCAAATGCCCATTGCCTAAATAGTGACCAACACTGATCGTCCAACAAACTCGGTAGACAATGTGTCTCTAATGTGCGCATTATTTCAGCAACCTTTTGCTTACGAGTTGTCACTACAATTGAACTACCACTTGATCCACATGCTAGAACAGATTTCAAATCCTCCCATTCTTGTGGATTCTCATTCCAGACATCTTCCAGTCCAATCAAGTATCTTTTCCCTGTCAATAACTCTTGAAGATTTCTTTGGAGAGGAGCCAATTCTAATTCTTCAGTAGGAGTCTGTTGTATAGAATTGATTAAGGCTTTTATAATCCTCTTCCCATCAAAATCCTCTGAAACCCAAACCCacagtttttgctcaaaatgCTTGGCTATGCGCTCATCATTGAACACCAAATGGGCAAGTGTTGTCTTTCCAAGGCCTCCAACACCCACTATAGGGAGCACTGATACATTTTGATCGTCTCCAATTTTTTCTTCCGTCAAGATGCGGACAATCTGTCTTTTTTCATCGTCCCTTCCAAGAACTTCAGGCTCATTTACCACGGATCCAGTCTCGCGGCTTGCATTGAAATAGCTCCCACGCTTCTGATCACTCAAATTAAACATTTTTTGTTTATCAGCAATTTCATTAAATTTTGCAAGGATCTCCTTCATCCTTGTCCCAATCCTGTGACGAAACACTAAGTTTCCTTCTACAGGGCAACACATCAAACTCAaacaaccagaatttttgtCCTTGACTCTTGAGGCTTCAGTTGCGTAATCATCCAATATGTCATCGATTTCATAGGCAACAACATTGAGCTCCTGAAGCCACTGTTGTATTGCCTTTTCTGTGAATTGCTTCTGCTCTGCATCTTCAAGCACTGCCTTGGTGGTGGACAGCAAGCTTGAAAGCTTTCACATGTCAGTTGCAACACCAGAAAGCAGTCTAAGCTTCTTCTGGATCATTATTCAAAGTATCTATGAGAATTTTCACAAAAGCTTCCATCACGTGTGACCTGAAAATCACGGTTCAGACCAGTTAAATCGACGTAAAGTAATTCTTACAAGTAAACCTAGAGAAAGTTagatatcttcaaaaaaattaaCGCAAATGCTAACTACACTGacatgaaaaaagaaagaaaattccaAAACAAGGTGAAAAATATATCTCCTGCTTCAGTTTTAAAGTAATCTTCAGCAAAGTGCACAAGGTGTGGAGTCTAATGTAGCATCTTGACATAATCTTCTGATATTATGGTCTGCTGGGGTATATCTTTTCCCAAATCTTTTACTTTTGGTCTGCTGGGGTTTGCCGGATTGCTTAATTCCTTTGTACCCTATAATTCATCATGATGCAAGAGATTATGGATCGATACATTTTTTAATCTAAGTGATGCATTAGCGCCTAATTGTCAAAAATTTATGAATTCAAGTAGTAATAGATTCGGATTTTAGAAGTTTAATTCATGATGCATTAGTTGATGGATGGAACGTACTTTGTCTTTTTCTATAAATGTACGGGATGCATATTGCTCAATACTATTTTGATTGCTTCACCCTTCTTATTGGTTTCAAGAACAACAGGAAGCAAAAATTCCAGCCTCGGAAGCTATTCGGCAACATATAAAAGTATACTAGCAGAAGAAATAAACACACGGAAGCCATTTATATTTCAACAAAAAATagtgaatgaaaaaaaaaaaaaagaaattcagcACTTGCTTTGGAGAGAATGAATACTCTGACAACATTTGATCCGTTGAATCTGCAGAAAAATAAACCTACTTTAAGTTTGAGGGGAAAAAACACAAAATTCAGCACTGAGccaaaagagggaaaaagaaagaaagaaagaaaccatTGAGAGTAGCTGATCTGTTAAATTTGGGAAAATTCCTAGTATATCGTGAAGCTACATAATTACTCAAAGTaaagtttaagaaaaaaatattcgGAGAAAGATGATAATTTGGACCAATGGCTTTTTGGCAACGGAGATGGTCTATCGATAAGAAAGTAGAGTGAAATTGCCAATGAGCTTCCTAGCCGTGTGGGGGTACAATTATTGAATGTGGCGGACCTATAGAATAGAATTTTTACAAGCaaaaaatggcaaaaaaaaaaagtagagtgAAATTACTGCATGACTTTCCTGGTGTCTAGGAATAAACTTTTGAACATGGGATGCACATTGCACCGCAATGTTTCGAGTGTTTTACCCTTCTTATTAGTTTCAAGAAAAGCACATGGAAGCCCCTTTTTACATGATAATAATATTTAGCTtgtattataaatttattttttaaatttttaataattttttatcttatatacatAACATCATAAAAGATGCTatagtaattattctaaataatactctatctaAACAAACCCATTtatattttaaccaaaaaaaatgcttatgacaaaaagaaaaagaaaaagaaaaagaaattcagCACTCACGTTGGAGAGCGTGAATACTCTGGCAACAGTTGATCTGTTGAATCTGTAGAAATTTCCTTTATATAGTGAGGCTAGttgataaaagggaaaaaacaaaCTTGAAGTTCAAGGAAAGGGAACAAATCTCAGCACTTGCTTGAGAGAAAATGAAGCTTCTGGCAATAGCTGAGCGGATGAATATGAGAAAATTACCAGTATATCGTGAACCTAACCAGTAAAATCCAAGTTTGATAAAAGAGAACACAGGGGAGGAAGATGATAATTTGATTCAAAATTGAAACAATTCAGTATGTGCAAG from Coffea eugenioides isolate CCC68of chromosome 8, Ceug_1.0, whole genome shotgun sequence encodes the following:
- the LOC113780205 gene encoding putative disease resistance protein RGA3; this encodes MTTHPTTRYFIKSLGPKTTSENLRNFFSNYREVEEAKVIFDRATGNSKGSDFVTFKIVESFLLALENPSNKIDGFVSNKIGEIEEGPWGFDMGTRKSRGFAYLLYKNEESAKAALVEKLSSLLSTTKAVLEDAEQKQFTEKAIQQWLQELNVVAYEIDDILDDYATEASRVKDKNSGCLSLMCCPVEGNLVFRHRIGTRMKEILAKFNEIADKQKMFNLSDQKRGSYFNASRETGSVVNEPEVLGRDDEKRQIVRILTEEKIGDDQNVSVLPIVGVGGLGKTTLAHLVFNDERIAKHFEQKLWVWVSEDFDGKRIIKALINSIQQTPTEELELAPLQRNLQELLTGKRYLIGLEDVWNENPQEWEDLKSVLACGSSGSSIVVTTRKQKVAEIMRTLETHCLPSLLDDQCWSLFRQWAFDCQEKQERLESIGTEIIKKCGGVPLAANALGGFLRFKSEAEWNSVKCSELWNLPEDETHILPALRLSYLNLPVELRGCFAYCAGFPKGFKIEKEEVIHLWMANGLISSNGTMEVEDVDDVVLTELHYRSLFQAVKEDEFGHVLTFEMHDLVHDLAQSVMEGKHNRSESDRTIRHLILDSLDDQLTVAFPITRMRGTDQYSSFLSKCGSLRVLIVRTAWWEKKLTKLPPATSNLKHLRHLNLSGSDIDELPNSICDLWNLQILNLNDCEYLRSLPKGMRFLRNLRHLCLHRCWNLTHMPSGIGKLTCLRTLSMVVLGGKSGFQLSELRGLNNL